The following coding sequences are from one Triticum dicoccoides isolate Atlit2015 ecotype Zavitan chromosome 4A, WEW_v2.0, whole genome shotgun sequence window:
- the LOC119286677 gene encoding uncharacterized protein LOC119286677 produces MDREEMKMVILGQERTFRQQVHEMHRVYHVQKQLMREMQLAGLNQAHAETKNKLEVWRDDKATDRQQLYSFSNSCTHASAAEECDLELTLATGSSRSHKGKQVGKSSNSDSGMAVSSTSTESDLAQFKEFDTRVVRLQIESKRFTIADETNRSPWPHQPVILRVAR; encoded by the exons ATGGACAGAGAGGAGATGAAGATGGTCATCTTGGGGCAAGAACGAACATTCAGACAACAG GTTCATGAGATGCACCGAGTTTACCATGTTCAGAAACAACTGATGAGGGAGATGCAGTTAGCTGGGCTGAACCAGGCTCACGCTGAGACGAAAAATAAACTTGAGGTCTGGCGCGACGACAAGGCTACCGACCGTCAGCAACTCTACAGCTTCTCAAACAGCTGCACCCATGCCTCTGCTGCAGAAGAATGCGACCTCGAGCTCACTCTGGCAACCGGGAGCAGCAGAAGCCACAAGGGCAAGCAAGTCGGCAAGTCCTCAAACTCAGACTCCGGGATGGCGGTGTCGTCAACATCGACCGAATCCGATCTGGCTCAGTTCAAGGAGTTTGACACAAGGGTGGTGAGGCTTCAGATCGAGAGCAAGAGGTTTACCATTGCCGATGAGACGAATCGGTCTCCTTGGCCGCACCAGCCTGTGATCCTTAGGGTGGCACGGTGA